CAGGTGAGCTACGAACTGCCGCTCAACGAAGTGGTGTTCGACTTCTACGACCGGTTGAAGAGCATCAGCCGCGGCTACGCCAGCTTCGACTACGAGCAGATCGGCCTGCGCGAAGGCGACCTCGTCAAGATGAACATCCTCGTCAATAACGAGCCGGTCGACGCGCTGTCGCTGATCGTCCACCGCTCTGTGGCGGAGGAGCGCGGCCGCGGCATGTGCGAGCGGCTGAAGGACCTCATCCCGCGCCACCTGTTCAAGATCCCGATCCAGGCCGCGATCGGCGGCAAGATCATCGCGCGCGAGACCATCGCCGCGCTGCGCAAGGACGTGACCGCCAAGTGCTATGGCGGCGACATCACCCGCAAGAAGAAGCTGCTTGAGAAGCAGAAGAAGGGCAAGGCCCGGATGCGCGAATACGGGAATGTGAGTATCCCGCAGGAAGCCTTTATTGCGGCGCTTAGGATGGGTGAGGAGTAGGGGTGAAGCCCCGCGCCTAGGCTGAGGATCGCGCAGCGACCGGAAGCCTAGAAGCGAGAGGCTGTAACCCCGGCCAGCGGGTCCTCCTGAGCTTGTCGAAGGGGGAACCCGTCTGACGTCAGGCGGCGCATGGAGCGATTGCGCCAGCAATCGCGGAACGGCGCGTGGCGCTTTTAGGACACAAGTGGCTTCTTAGCCTTTGCCTCATTTCTCGTGAGCAAAGTAGGCAATTCAGCGTCAGGATAGCCTTTTCCTTTGATACTCACTTTACCTTGCTTGACGGCATTCTCCAGCGCGACACCTGAGCCGAGTGACCTGTAAAACCTGACCGAAAAGTCGGAAGCAGCATCATCACCGATAGAGTCTGCCATCGCTACGACAAATGAGGTGTGATCGAGAAACTTCTTTGCACCTTCAACGGTGTCACATGCCATGAGAATAAGGCCATCCGGCTTGAATTCCACTGCATCAAGCAACTCGACAATTGTATCAAAGTCGAGCGCAGTACCACCAACATCGCCTATCCGCTCGTTGTCGAACAGAAGCGTCTCGTCGCCCCCGTGCCCTGAAAAATGAACTACGTGAGGACGGAATTCATTTAGCGCATCTATCAGATCATCGAAACTCGGCGCCAAGAACGGGCGAAGATCAATCTTATGTGACAGCGCGACCTCTCTTATGGCCTTCGTTACCTGCTTTGCTTCTTGGAGGGTATTAAGTGCAGCGCTTGGATCAGGATTGGTAACAAGATATGCAATCCGAAGTTGCTTCCCCCTCACTTTCTGCATCGATCTTCTTCCGGACCTTATCTTGACGAAGCTAGGCGCGCCTTTCACACCCATGCTTCGTTTGGTTGCAACACTTGCAGCGGCCTTGCTGTCGTCGGCAAATTTCAGAATCTCATCTTTGTGGGCCCTAATCGTCTCGAGCTTACCATAAAGAATTCTGCTACCGTCCTTTACGCTGCCGTCGTTTTCCGACTTCGAGATTAGATGGTGCTTCGCCAGGTGGTCCAAGGCGTTCTGAGCTTGCTGAGACTTGTCTTTTGGAATTCCCGCAGCATTCATGATTTGTTTCTTGGAGCGCGGTTTTCGGGCGCGACCGTAGATGTTATTGAATATCTGCCTTCGCACGACCTCACGACCAAGCTTCTTCGCGTAATGTAAGATCGTCTCGGGATTGTCGCCTGCTGGATTCACGATGGCCGTCGGGTTGGGCATCGTCAGTCAGCCTTATCCAAATTTTTTGCCTTATTTAAAATACCTTTGGGGAACATTACACTGACAGTCTTCTGGCTAACGCCCAGTAAGCTCCCCACATCCTCCTGGGAAAATCCACGCGACACCAAATCGATTATCATCGCCTTCTTGATGAAATCGACGTCAGCAGCAATCGTCTCCAATACCTTATCAGCCATCCTTTGTGCCTTTCTTCGGGCTCGCCATCAAATTGCTTACAGTCTGCTGGCTAACCCCAAGTG
This region of Altererythrobacter sp. CAU 1644 genomic DNA includes:
- a CDS encoding CHAT domain-containing protein — protein: MPNPTAIVNPAGDNPETILHYAKKLGREVVRRQIFNNIYGRARKPRSKKQIMNAAGIPKDKSQQAQNALDHLAKHHLISKSENDGSVKDGSRILYGKLETIRAHKDEILKFADDSKAAASVATKRSMGVKGAPSFVKIRSGRRSMQKVRGKQLRIAYLVTNPDPSAALNTLQEAKQVTKAIREVALSHKIDLRPFLAPSFDDLIDALNEFRPHVVHFSGHGGDETLLFDNERIGDVGGTALDFDTIVELLDAVEFKPDGLILMACDTVEGAKKFLDHTSFVVAMADSIGDDAASDFSVRFYRSLGSGVALENAVKQGKVSIKGKGYPDAELPTLLTRNEAKAKKPLVS